From one Populus alba chromosome 17, ASM523922v2, whole genome shotgun sequence genomic stretch:
- the LOC118027845 gene encoding protein NLP8, whose translation MENPFSSKEKGTGYWASPRAQMDGVTPLDGSPRNLLLEDPFNSFSELMNFDIYAELCNNPSAMDQMLDPFGMPSFPSTSYPSFDPGSFAAQNSAPVQNTTNAAGTSYSGGDKVALQQINSHFCYPSDSIDTDHLGAKHSNDAGQQNGFSNLTDHIIARPLAPSLDERMLRALSLLKVSSGGSFLAQVWVPRRIGNQYMLSTTEQPYLLDEKLAGFREVSRTFTFPAEVKPGLTLGLPGRVFTSKVPEWTSNVIYYNKGEYLRAKQAADHEVRGSFALPIFDPDEMSCCAVLELVTKKEKPDFDSEMENVCHALEAVNLRSTAPPRLLPQCLSSNKKAALSEIADVLRAVCHAHRLPLALTWIPCNYTEEALDEIMKVRVREANSRSSGKCVLCIEDTACYVNDRKMQGFVHACAEHYIEEGQGIAGKALQSNHPFFFSDVKAYDINEYPLVHHARKYGLNAAVAIRLRSTYTGDEDYILEFFLPVNIDGSSDQQLLLNNLSGTMQRICKSLRTVSETEFVRQECSEDGLPKEAVPSVRPMSISKGSSQTALSEGSLNSAAKMLFNMSGSKNDQTESNSSNEQKMSGSRRQVEKKRSTAEKTVSLSVLQQYFSGSLKDAAKSIGVCPTTLKRICRQHGISRWPSRKINKVNRSLKKIQTVLDTVQGVEGGLKFDPTAGGFIAGGAMMQEFDLRNGFVFQEKNLSNRNSDPANHDVVSVRPAPCTDGNNSTVKVENEECHIGSRGVLKESCVHVIDCSEDAKSAAMDAGLCEQANFGSGPWACLENDITGSLAKAGNKWGVQNGGIILENFDSHFVSQSSSSFAKEMDTKMEGDDGNVEHNQPTSSSMTDSSNGTGSMMHGSISSSSSFEERKHSKVQTSFCDGDLKITVKASYKEDIIRFKFDPSAGCLQLYKEVSNRFKLQTGTFQLKYLDDEDEWVLLVSDSDLQECLEIMEYAGTRNVKFLVRDAVAPFVMGSSGSSNSFLVGSS comes from the exons ATGGAGAACCCCTTCTCGTCAAAAGAAAAGGGGACGGGTTACTGGGCTTCTCCAAGAGCTCAGATGGATGGTGTCACACCTTTAGATGGTTCCCCGAGGAATTTACTTCTTGAGGATCCATTCAACAGTTTTTCGGAGCTtatgaattttgatatttatgctGAATTGTGCAACAACCCATCAGCTATGGATCAAATGCTTGATCCATTTGGAATGCCATCCTTTCCATCAACATCCTATCCATCCTTTGATCCAGGAAGTTTTGCAGCACAAAATTCTGCTCCTGTACAAAATACAACAAATGCTGCTGGAACTTCTTACAGTGGTGGGGATAAAGTGGCGCTTCAGCAAATAAATTCCCATTTTTGTTATCCCTCAGATTCAATTGATACTGATCATTTGGGTGCAAAGCACAGTAACGATGCTGGTCAACAAAATGGTTTCTCAAACTTGACAGATCATATTATTGCTCGGCCACTTGCACCATCACTTGATGAGAGGATGCTAAGGGCATTATCCTTGTTGAAGGTTTCATCTGGAGGGAGTTTTTTGGCACAAGTGTGGGTTCCCAGAAGGATTGGGAATCAATACATGTTAAGCACTACAGAGCAACCATACTTGCTTGACGAAAAGCTAGCAGGGTTCCGAGAGGTGTCTAGAACATTTACCTTCCCTGCAGAAGTGAAGCCTGGTTTGACTCTAGGGCTTCCTGGTCGTGTATTTACTTCCAAAGTTCCAGAGTGGACGTCAAATGTAATTTATTATAACAAGGGTGAATACTTACGAGCAAAGCAGGCAGCTGATCATGAAGTACGGGGTTCTTTTGCATTACCGATCTTTGATCCTGATGAGATGTCCTGCTGTGCTGTTCTGGAACTTGTCACTAAGAAGGAGAAACCGGATTTTGATTCAGAGATGGAAAATGTTTGCCATGCACTTGAG GCTGTGAACTTACGGAGTACTGCACCTCCTCGACTTCTTCCTCAG TGTCTCTCAAGCAACAAAAAAGCTGCCTTGTCTGAAATAGCTGATGTTCTACGAGCTGTATGCCATGCACATAGATTGCCACTGGCTCTCACGTGGATTCCTTGCAATTATACTGAGGAAGCTCTtgatgaaatcatgaaagtGCGTGTCAGGGAAGCCAATTCAAGGTCAAGTGGTAAATGTGTATTGTGCATTGAAGATACAGCTTGCTATGTGAATGACAGAAAAATGCAAGGTTTTGTGCATGCATGTGCAGAACATTATATCGAGGAAGGGCAAGGTATAGCTGGAAAAGCACTACAATCAAATCATCCATTCTTCTTCTCTGATGTGAAGGCATATGATATAAATGAGTATCCACTTGTTCATCATGCACGCAAGTATGGTCTGAATGCTGCAGTTGCAATCAGGCTAAGAAGCACCTACACTGGTGATGAGGACTATATTTTAGAGTTCTTTCTCCCTGTCAATATAGACGGCAGTTCAGACCAACAACTCCTGTTGAACAATCTCTCAGGTACCATGCAGAGAATTTGTAAGAGTTTGAGAACGGTTTCAGAGACAGAATTTGTTAGGCAGGAATGTTCTGAAGATGGTTTGCCAAAAGAAGCAGTTCCAAGCGTCAGACCAATGTCCATTTCAAAGGGCAGCTCTCAAACTGCATTATCAGAAGGAAGCTTGAATTCGGCTGCCAAGATGCTTTTTAATATGTCTGGTTCAAAAAATGATCAAACAGAATCAAATAGCTCTAATGAACAG AAAATGAGTGGATCTAGAAGACAGGTGGAGAAAAAGAGAAGCACAGCAGAGAAAACTGTGAGCCTGAGCGTTCTTCAGCAATACTTTTCTGGAAGTCTCAAGGATGCTGCCAAAAGCATTGGTG TTTGCCCCACAACACTGAAAAGAATTTGCAGACAACATGGAATATCCAGATGGCCATCCCGCAAGATAAACAAGGTGAACcgctcattaaaaaaaatacagactGTGCTTGACACTGTTCAGGGGGTAGAAGGAGGGCTGAAATTTGATCCCACCGCAGGTGGTTTCATTGCTGGGGGAGCCATGATGCAAGAATTTGATCTTCGAAATGGTTTTGTATTTCAAGAGAAAAATCTGTCCAATAGAAATTCTGATCCAGCTAACCATGATGTAGTTTCTGTACGTCCAGCTCCTTGTACTGATGGCAATAATTCTACTGTTAAAGTAGAAAATGAAGAATGTCATATAGGTAGCAGGGGAGTATTAAAGGAGTCTTGCGTTCATGTGATTGATTGTAGTGAAGATGCCAAGTCAGCTGCAATGGATGCTGGATTATGTGAGCAGGCTAACTTTGGCTCTGGACCTTGGGCTTGTCTTGAAAATGACATCACGGGTTCTCTTGCAAAAGCAGGCAACAAATGGGGCGTGCAAAATGGTGGTATTATACTAGAGAATTTCGACTCTCACTTTGTGTCTCAAAGCTCAAGCTCCTTCGCCAAGGAGATGGATACCAAAATGGAGGGTGACGATGGAAATGTAGAACATAACCAGCCTACTTCTTCAAGCATGACTGACTCATCAAATGGCACTGGTTCCATGATGCATGGCAGTATATCAAGCTCTTCGAGCTTTGAGGAGAGGAAGCATTCAAAAGTGCAAACTAGTTTTTGTGATGGTGATTTAAAAATTACTGTAAAAGCCAGTTACAAAGAAGATATAATCCGCTTCAAGTTTGATCCATCAGCGGGATGTTTGCAGCTCTACAAAGAAGTATCAAATAGGTTCAAATTGCAAACTGGAACATTCCAACTCAAGTATCTAGATGACGAAGATGAGTGGGTACTGTTGGTGAGTGACTCTGACTTGCAGGAGTGTCTGGAGATAATGGAATATGCTGGGACTCGTAATGTGAAGTTCCTTGTTCGTGATGCTGTTGCGCCTTTTGTAATGGGAAGCTCTGGCAGCAGCAATAGCTTTTTGGTAGGAAGCTCCTAG